One part of the Prunus persica cultivar Lovell chromosome G5, Prunus_persica_NCBIv2, whole genome shotgun sequence genome encodes these proteins:
- the LOC18777198 gene encoding uncharacterized protein At4g15970, giving the protein MNKSPVGGEGGGGVFHDPEVDGNGKANTIINNTTSSIDQNMKPIISSGGIGSGSGLVTMKKMNIVRMTLLFVGMTVACFIFYNSVFPSRFLSISLYDYTGTTYSQGNDHLLDAVLKNASMKDRTILVTTLNDAWAEPNSIFDLFLESFHIGSNTKWLLNHLVVICLDQKAYARCLALHPHCYELYTQGANFTSEASFMSSDYLQMMWRRIQFMSKILERGYNFVFTDTDIMWLRNPFPRFYPDADFQIACDFFLGDSYSIRNLPNGGFTYVKSSKRTIWFYKFWYFSRKAYPKMHDQDVLNKIKSDRLISDSGLKMRFLDTQYFGGFCQPSKDFNKVCTMHANCCVGLDNKVNDLRILLQVWRKFMALPPNAATTARTSWTVPRNCSTSFQRLGKHS; this is encoded by the exons ATGAATAAGTCACCGGTAGGCGgcgaaggaggaggaggagtcTTCCATGACCCTGAAGTTGACGGCAACGGCAAGGCCAATACTATTATCAATAATACAACTAGCAGTATTGATCAGAATATGAAACCAATAATATCCAGCGGCGGGATTGGGAGTGGGAGTGGATTGGTgacgatgaagaagatgaatattGTACGGATGACACTGCTGTTTGTGGGGATGACTGTGGCTTGCTTTATTTTCTACAATTCTGTCTTTCCTTCAAGATTTCTCTCCATATCCTTATATGACTACACCGGAACCACATATTCTCAG GGCAACGACCATCTATTGGATGCGGTTCTGAAAAATGCATCCATGAAGGACAGAACCATTCTGGTAACTACATTAAACGATGCTTGGGCTGAACCCAATTCCATATTTGATCTGTTTCTGGAGAGCTTTCACATCGGAAGCAACACCAAATGGCTGCTCAACCATCTGGTAGTGATCTGCTTGGACCAGAAAGCATATGCTCGTTGCTTAGCCTTACACCCTCACTGTTACGAGCTCTACACTCAAGGTGCCAACTTCACCAGCGAGGCATCTTTTATGTCTTCCGACTACTTGCAAATGATGTGGAGACGGATCCAATTTATGTCCAAAATTCTCGAGAGAGGCTACAACTTTGTCTTTACG GACACTGATATAATGTGGCTCCGGAATCCCTTCCCACGATTCTATCCGGATGCGGATTTTCAAATCGCATGTGATTTCTTCCTGGGTGATTCTTATAGCATAAGGAATTTGCCCAACGGAGGATTCACCTATGTCAAGTCCAGTAAGCGCACAATTTGGTTCTATAAGTTTTGGTACTTCTCCAGAAAGGCCTATCCAAAGATGCATGACCAGGACGTACTAAACAAGATCAAATCCGATCGCTTGATTTCCGATTCTGGATTGAAAATGAGGTTCTTGGACACCCAATACTTCGGTGGCTTCTGTCAGCCCAGTAAGGATTTTAACAAAGTTTGTACGATGCATGCGAATTGCTGTGTTGGTCTCGATAACAAAGTCAATGATCTTAGAATTTTGCTTCAAGTTTGGAGAAAGTTCATGGCATTGCCTCCCAACGCCGCCACCACGGCACGGACTTCATGGACCGTTCCACGAAATTGCAG TACTTCCTTCCAACGCCTTGGAAAGCACTCGTGA
- the LOC18776089 gene encoding uncharacterized protein LOC18776089 produces the protein MSDPFERVKAGRLTFKDGSVATRSKAIDKKKNKKKKKKQQQLNPNDDGPNPTGPTDLEVVPEDAGAEAAAGGPETYTIDAAKRMKYDQLFPVEAKKFGYDPKSVAHKSIEDALDDRVKKKADRYCK, from the coding sequence ATGTCAGATCCGTTCGAGAGAGTGAAAGCAGGCAGGCTGACCTTCAAAGATGGAAGTGTGGCCACTCGCAGCAAAGCCATcgacaagaagaagaacaagaagaagaagaagaagcagcagcagcttaaTCCTAACGACGATGGCCCTAACCCTACTGGGCCCACCGACCTTGAGGTAGTGCCTGAGGACGCAGGCGCAGAAGCAGCAGCCGGAGGACCTGAGACTTACACCATTGACGCGGCGAAGCGCATGAAGTACGATCAACTCTTCCCCGTCGAGGCCAAGAAGTTCGGTTACGATCCCAAATCTGTCGCACACAAGTCCATCGAGGACGCTCTTGACGACCGTGTCAAGAAGAAAGCCGACcgctactgtaaatag